In one Desulfoferula mesophila genomic region, the following are encoded:
- a CDS encoding MEDS domain-containing protein — MISEHPTQWRRVVRAFLREGLTQGEPCLFLDCLYTRPSVCRFLDQAGLDTRAAQKRGMLTFLAAEEMFNQQAVFSAATCLGALLKVGRGALHRQRGRLRVVADMNWAADTRLNHRRLLLYEEMLNHHILPNHPVDLLCLYDRALFPPAFLERVLALHQGQAAIPGPAGAGGGLPLPLNDGNHRLPRLAAL; from the coding sequence TTGATCAGCGAGCATCCCACCCAATGGCGGAGGGTAGTGCGCGCCTTTTTGCGGGAGGGGCTGACCCAAGGTGAGCCCTGCCTGTTCCTGGACTGCCTCTACACCCGGCCCAGCGTGTGCCGCTTTTTGGACCAAGCTGGCCTGGACACTCGGGCGGCCCAGAAGCGGGGGATGCTTACCTTCCTGGCCGCCGAAGAGATGTTTAACCAGCAGGCGGTGTTCTCGGCGGCCACCTGCCTGGGAGCCCTGCTCAAGGTGGGACGCGGCGCTTTGCACCGCCAACGCGGCCGCCTGCGGGTGGTGGCGGACATGAACTGGGCGGCGGACACCCGCCTCAATCACCGGCGCCTGCTGCTATACGAAGAGATGCTCAACCACCACATCCTGCCCAACCACCCGGTGGACCTGCTTTGCCTCTATGACCGGGCCCTGTTCCCTCCCGCCTTTTTGGAGCGGGTGCTGGCCCTGCACCAAGGCCAGGCGGCCATACCCGGACCGGCCGGAGCGGGCGGGGGCCTGCCCCTGCCCCTGAACGACGGCAACCACCGCCTGCCCCGCCTGGCGGCGCTGTAG
- a CDS encoding aldehyde ferredoxin oxidoreductase family protein — protein MARLLRVNMSDITTKFEPVPEQYQGLGGRGLTSAIVSNEVDPTCHPIGPLNKLVISTGLLGGTSCANSGRISFGAKSPLTGGIKEANSGGQTGIHLGRLDILGVVVEGVAEAGKFYKLIVNAEGAELVPADDLKGLGTYDTVEKLKAAHGDKCSFIMVGQAGEAMLTASSIACTDTGQRPTRHAGRGGLGAVMGSKGLKAIVLDPAGGHAPEMADPEAFKAAAKSFAKFLTSHPVTGEGLPAYGTDILINILNEAGGLPTRNFSEGRFADAEQVGGEHMNEVTTKRGGVCTHGCMTSCVIRCSGLYVDEKGDYVSKWPEYETVWAWGPNCGISDLDLIAKIDYMCDDFGLDTIEMGTAMAVAMEGGLLEFGDGPGAMEALAQVGQLTPLGRILGSGTKTVGQVFGVKRVPVVKGQSMPAYDPRAVKGVGVTYATTPMGADHTAGYAVATNILKSGGELDPLSPHGQSDLSRNLQIATAAIDTVGLCLFVAFPVLDSPESLNDVVTMLNARYGWQLTVDDVPGVGQKVLEMELDFNRRAGFNKSMDRLPDFFKREPLRPHSAVFDVTDEELDRTLDFSS, from the coding sequence ATGGCCAGACTTTTACGCGTGAACATGAGCGACATCACCACCAAGTTCGAACCCGTGCCCGAGCAGTACCAAGGCCTGGGAGGCCGGGGCCTTACCTCGGCCATCGTCAGCAACGAGGTGGACCCCACCTGTCATCCCATCGGCCCCCTGAACAAGCTTGTGATTTCCACCGGCCTGTTGGGCGGCACCAGCTGCGCCAACAGCGGCCGCATTTCCTTTGGCGCCAAAAGCCCCCTCACCGGCGGCATCAAGGAGGCCAACAGCGGAGGCCAGACCGGCATCCACCTGGGCCGCCTGGACATCCTGGGCGTGGTGGTGGAAGGGGTGGCCGAAGCCGGCAAATTCTATAAGTTGATTGTTAACGCCGAGGGGGCCGAGCTGGTCCCGGCCGACGACCTCAAGGGTCTGGGCACCTACGACACCGTGGAAAAGCTCAAGGCCGCCCACGGCGACAAGTGCTCCTTCATCATGGTGGGCCAGGCCGGGGAGGCCATGCTCACCGCCTCCAGCATCGCCTGCACCGACACCGGGCAGCGCCCCACCCGCCACGCCGGGCGCGGCGGCCTGGGCGCGGTGATGGGCTCCAAGGGCCTCAAGGCCATCGTCCTCGACCCCGCCGGGGGCCATGCCCCCGAGATGGCCGACCCGGAGGCCTTCAAGGCCGCGGCCAAGAGCTTCGCCAAGTTCCTGACCTCCCACCCGGTGACCGGCGAGGGCCTGCCTGCCTACGGCACCGACATCCTGATCAACATCCTCAACGAGGCCGGCGGGCTGCCCACCCGCAACTTCAGCGAGGGCCGCTTCGCCGACGCCGAGCAGGTGGGCGGCGAGCACATGAACGAGGTGACCACCAAGCGCGGCGGAGTGTGCACCCACGGCTGCATGACCTCCTGCGTCATCCGCTGCTCCGGCCTGTACGTTGACGAAAAGGGCGACTACGTGTCCAAGTGGCCCGAGTACGAGACGGTCTGGGCCTGGGGTCCCAACTGCGGCATCAGCGACCTGGACCTCATCGCCAAGATCGACTACATGTGCGACGACTTCGGCCTGGACACCATCGAGATGGGCACCGCCATGGCCGTGGCCATGGAGGGCGGCCTGTTGGAGTTCGGCGACGGGCCGGGGGCCATGGAGGCCTTGGCTCAGGTGGGCCAGCTGACCCCCCTGGGCCGCATCCTGGGCAGCGGCACCAAGACCGTGGGCCAGGTGTTCGGGGTCAAGCGGGTGCCCGTGGTCAAGGGCCAGAGCATGCCCGCCTACGACCCCCGGGCGGTCAAGGGCGTGGGCGTCACCTACGCCACTACCCCCATGGGCGCCGACCACACCGCGGGCTACGCGGTGGCCACCAACATCCTCAAGTCCGGCGGCGAGTTGGACCCCCTGAGCCCCCACGGCCAGAGCGACCTGTCGCGCAACCTGCAGATCGCCACCGCGGCCATCGACACCGTGGGCCTGTGCCTGTTCGTGGCCTTCCCGGTGCTCGATAGCCCCGAGTCCTTGAACGACGTGGTGACCATGCTCAACGCCCGTTACGGCTGGCAGCTCACGGTGGACGACGTGCCCGGCGTGGGCCAGAAGGTCCTGGAGATGGAGCTGGACTTCAACCGCCGGGCCGGCTTCAACAAGTCCATGGACCGCCTGCCCGACTTCTTCAAGCGCGAGCCCCTGCGGCCCCACAGCGCGGTCTTCGATGTCACCGACGAAGAGCTGGACCGCACCCTGGACTTTTCTTCCTAG
- a CDS encoding TRAP transporter permease, with product MADSDKQNNKMIMGMFPSRLDLAIALVAVVMALYHLINVYYSVVGTIEHRMIHLGLALTLVFLGALKAKRGRWFWWLLIVATLAVVTYLWLNLERLLFNIGFPTPPDVVVGFAVVFIVFTACYASFGFILPLMACLLLAYGFWGYLLGGPILSVNEIITTVDLTFGSYDLWGSILVISANVIFLFILFGGMLAALGANDFFLELGKVVGRYSRSGPAMTAVISSALMGMTTGQATPNIAVTGAFTIPLMKRVGYRPEVAASVEAAASGGAQIMPPIMGAGAFVMADLLGVPYADIISSAAIPAVLYFISVGFFVHFSALKNRVAPLTEEPDRATLWASAPLFVLPVLAIVLLFFWGYPAMFAAFWGIVGLLGLSLLRRRTRPPLARVLTGCVKGAITGAKVAVACATLGPIIALVTKTGLGLLVGYSVEAWSGGSLFLALAMSMGCVIILGLEVPTVAAYLVGAMVAIPALIRLGVEPIQAHMFAFYFGAFSGLTPPVGMAAIVASRIAEARYVKTAFYSMGAAGAGFLVPYVFAYNGSLLLTPGSDLGQLAVTVLLVILGLGLFQVGLVGYFLDRLKVWERLGSAASGLALLAVAATGTAWLLAPALALAAIILLGNYRKRRSGPQRAAAAGSPRPASAASSQT from the coding sequence ATGGCCGACAGCGACAAGCAAAACAACAAGATGATTATGGGGATGTTCCCCTCCCGTTTGGACCTGGCCATCGCCTTGGTGGCCGTGGTCATGGCCCTGTACCATCTGATCAACGTCTATTACTCGGTGGTGGGCACCATCGAGCACCGCATGATCCACCTGGGGCTGGCCCTCACCCTGGTCTTCTTGGGGGCGCTTAAGGCCAAGCGAGGCCGCTGGTTCTGGTGGCTGCTCATCGTGGCCACCCTGGCGGTGGTCACCTATCTGTGGCTCAACCTGGAGCGGCTGCTGTTCAACATCGGCTTCCCCACCCCGCCGGACGTGGTGGTGGGCTTCGCGGTGGTGTTCATCGTCTTCACCGCCTGCTACGCCAGCTTCGGCTTCATCCTGCCGCTCATGGCCTGCCTTTTGTTGGCCTACGGTTTTTGGGGCTACCTGCTGGGCGGGCCCATCCTCTCGGTCAACGAGATCATCACCACCGTGGACCTCACCTTCGGCTCCTACGATCTGTGGGGCTCCATCCTGGTGATCAGCGCCAACGTAATCTTCCTGTTCATCCTGTTCGGGGGCATGTTGGCCGCCCTGGGGGCCAACGACTTTTTCCTGGAGCTGGGCAAGGTGGTGGGGCGCTATTCCCGCTCCGGCCCGGCCATGACCGCGGTGATCTCCTCGGCCCTGATGGGCATGACCACCGGCCAGGCCACCCCCAACATCGCGGTCACCGGAGCGTTCACCATCCCCCTAATGAAGCGGGTGGGCTACCGGCCGGAGGTGGCGGCCAGCGTGGAGGCGGCGGCCTCGGGCGGGGCCCAGATCATGCCCCCCATCATGGGCGCCGGGGCCTTTGTCATGGCCGACCTGCTGGGGGTGCCCTACGCCGACATCATCTCCAGCGCGGCCATCCCCGCCGTCTTGTATTTCATCTCGGTGGGCTTTTTCGTGCATTTCTCGGCGCTCAAGAACCGGGTGGCCCCCCTGACCGAAGAGCCCGACCGGGCCACCCTGTGGGCCAGCGCACCCCTGTTCGTGTTGCCGGTGCTGGCCATCGTGCTGCTGTTCTTCTGGGGCTACCCGGCCATGTTCGCCGCCTTCTGGGGCATCGTGGGCCTGCTGGGGCTCAGCCTGCTGCGCCGGCGCACCCGGCCCCCCCTGGCCAGGGTGTTGACCGGCTGCGTCAAGGGCGCGATCACCGGGGCCAAGGTGGCCGTGGCCTGCGCCACCCTGGGGCCCATCATCGCCCTGGTCACCAAAACCGGCCTGGGGCTCTTGGTGGGCTACTCGGTGGAGGCCTGGTCCGGGGGCAGCCTGTTCCTGGCCCTGGCCATGTCCATGGGCTGCGTGATCATCCTGGGTCTGGAGGTTCCCACCGTGGCGGCCTATCTGGTGGGGGCCATGGTGGCCATCCCCGCCCTGATCCGCCTGGGGGTGGAGCCAATCCAGGCCCACATGTTCGCCTTTTACTTCGGCGCCTTTTCCGGTCTCACCCCGCCGGTGGGCATGGCCGCCATCGTGGCCAGCCGCATCGCCGAGGCCCGCTACGTCAAGACCGCCTTTTATTCCATGGGCGCGGCGGGGGCGGGCTTTCTGGTGCCCTACGTCTTCGCCTACAACGGCTCCCTGCTGCTCACCCCGGGCAGCGACCTGGGCCAGCTGGCCGTGACGGTGCTGTTGGTGATCCTGGGGCTGGGCCTGTTCCAGGTGGGCCTGGTGGGCTATTTCCTGGATCGGCTCAAGGTTTGGGAGCGTCTGGGCAGCGCGGCCAGCGGCCTGGCCCTGCTGGCGGTGGCCGCCACGGGAACCGCCTGGCTTCTCGCTCCCGCCCTGGCCCTGGCCGCCATCATCCTGCTGGGCAATTACCGCAAGCGCCGCTCCGGGCCCCAAAGGGCGGCCGCCGCCGGCAGCCCCCGCCCCGCTTCGGCCGCCTCCAGCCAAACCTAG
- a CDS encoding HesA/MoeB/ThiF family protein produces the protein MPELSDILAPHLKENPLPGGEAFFSVSWEGLEALAARRGAGLKAAMLECLEQGIWPERLRANRGELSAQDQARLLNSSAAVMGCGGLGGLTCLLLARLGVGELLMVDGDRFEESNLNRQMLATPETLGRPKAQVAVEAAARLNPACDARGEVAWIGPDNLPALVAGRGVVVDCLDNLAARYDLEDACRAAGVPLVHGALAGMEGMLMVIPPQGPGLRELHGPTPPPKEQGAEVLMGTPTPTPAAVASLQVAEAMKLLLGRSALGPGRLLHLDLGEPSLEILTLG, from the coding sequence ATGCCCGAGCTCAGCGATATCCTGGCCCCCCATCTGAAAGAAAACCCCCTGCCCGGAGGCGAGGCCTTTTTTTCGGTGTCTTGGGAGGGTCTGGAGGCTTTGGCCGCCCGGCGTGGGGCGGGGCTTAAGGCGGCCATGTTGGAGTGCCTGGAGCAGGGCATCTGGCCCGAGCGCCTCAGGGCCAACCGGGGCGAGCTGAGCGCCCAAGACCAGGCCCGCCTGCTTAATTCCTCGGCCGCGGTGATGGGCTGCGGCGGCCTGGGGGGGCTGACCTGTCTGTTGCTGGCCCGCCTGGGGGTGGGCGAGCTCTTGATGGTGGACGGCGACCGCTTCGAGGAGAGCAACCTCAACCGCCAGATGCTGGCCACGCCCGAGACCCTGGGGCGGCCCAAGGCCCAGGTGGCGGTCGAGGCGGCGGCCCGCCTCAACCCGGCCTGCGATGCGCGGGGCGAGGTGGCCTGGATCGGCCCGGACAATCTGCCCGCCCTGGTGGCGGGGCGCGGGGTGGTGGTGGACTGCCTGGACAACCTGGCCGCCCGCTACGACCTGGAAGACGCCTGCCGGGCCGCCGGGGTGCCACTGGTGCACGGGGCCCTGGCGGGCATGGAGGGCATGCTCATGGTGATCCCCCCCCAGGGGCCGGGCCTGCGCGAGCTGCACGGCCCCACCCCCCCGCCCAAGGAGCAGGGGGCCGAGGTGCTCATGGGCACCCCCACCCCCACCCCGGCGGCGGTGGCCAGCCTGCAGGTGGCCGAGGCCATGAAGCTCTTGTTGGGCCGCTCGGCCCTGGGGCCGGGGCGGCTGTTGCACCTGGACCTGGGCGAGCCCTCCCTGGAGATACTCACCCTGGGCTAA
- a CDS encoding MoaD/ThiS family protein, with amino-acid sequence MQITVKLAGPLRKQVEGLVGGEKTLELAQGTTVSQAIEELGLTGKVRMLMLNGRPLQKDAPMMNGDRLMLLPPSLAYNMYVATNFLAPSVREDINKKS; translated from the coding sequence GTGCAGATTACCGTAAAGCTGGCCGGCCCCCTGCGCAAACAGGTGGAGGGGCTGGTGGGCGGCGAAAAGACCTTGGAACTGGCCCAAGGCACCACGGTGTCCCAAGCCATAGAGGAGCTGGGGCTCACCGGCAAGGTGCGCATGCTCATGCTCAACGGCCGGCCCCTGCAAAAAGACGCGCCCATGATGAACGGCGACCGCCTCATGCTCCTGCCCCCTTCCCTGGCCTACAACATGTACGTGGCCACCAACTTCCTGGCCCCCTCGGTGCGCGAGGACATCAACAAAAAGTCCTGA
- a CDS encoding class I adenylate-forming enzyme family protein produces MLMGRALARSAQRHPDKTAVIFEDRSWSYSQFNARVNRLAHALSGLGLGKGDKLAVLALSGNEYLEIYHATAKLGVWMVPINHRLKAPDIAYRISHSQASGLVLGPEFVVLYDSLPPEARQAVAGCLLMLGQGPALPGAHAYEELLANSREDEPQAELHPEDTLFIGYTGGTTGRSKGALTSNRAIVAGYLYKVLDYGIRQGGVTLNPGPFWHTAPRNFTSLALYMGGTAVVTKRFDPREYLELVQRHRVTYSFLVPTMFNAILSLPDHRDFDTSSLSMLTSGGSPMPAPLEEAALNRFGPVLHEFYAATETLIITNITAEEMRRKPRSVGRPAWDVFLRLLDERGAEVPVGQVGEIYLQGPSLFSGYYRDSQKTDEAFRDGWFTLGDLGKLDEDGYLYIVDRRTDMVISGGENIYPSEVEEVLLRHPKVAEAAVIGVPDPTWGEVLKAVVVLKPGQESSFEELRDFCATRLADYLKPRSVDFVDQLPRSPVGKILKRKLRDRYWGDSEFKV; encoded by the coding sequence ATGCTGATGGGCAGAGCCCTGGCGCGCAGCGCCCAACGCCACCCCGACAAAACCGCGGTGATCTTCGAGGATCGCTCCTGGAGCTATAGCCAGTTCAACGCCAGGGTCAACCGCCTGGCCCACGCCCTGAGCGGCCTGGGCCTGGGCAAGGGTGACAAGCTGGCGGTGCTGGCTCTGAGCGGCAACGAATACCTGGAGATCTACCACGCCACCGCCAAGCTGGGGGTGTGGATGGTGCCCATCAACCACCGCCTCAAGGCCCCGGACATCGCCTATCGCATCTCCCACTCCCAGGCCTCGGGCCTGGTGTTGGGGCCGGAGTTCGTGGTCCTCTACGACAGCCTGCCCCCCGAGGCCCGCCAAGCGGTGGCCGGCTGTCTGCTGATGCTGGGCCAGGGACCGGCGCTGCCGGGGGCCCACGCCTATGAAGAGCTGCTGGCCAACTCCCGCGAGGACGAACCCCAGGCGGAGCTGCACCCCGAGGACACCCTGTTCATCGGCTACACCGGGGGCACCACCGGACGCAGCAAGGGGGCCCTGACCAGCAACCGGGCCATAGTGGCCGGCTATCTCTACAAGGTGCTGGACTACGGCATCCGCCAGGGCGGGGTGACCCTGAACCCCGGCCCCTTCTGGCACACCGCGCCGCGCAACTTCACCTCCCTGGCCCTGTACATGGGCGGCACGGCGGTGGTGACCAAGCGCTTCGATCCCCGGGAATACCTGGAGCTGGTGCAGCGCCACCGGGTGACCTACAGCTTCCTGGTGCCCACCATGTTCAACGCCATCCTGTCCCTGCCCGACCACCGGGACTTCGACACCTCCAGCCTGAGCATGCTCACCAGCGGGGGCTCGCCCATGCCCGCCCCCCTCGAGGAGGCCGCCCTCAACCGCTTCGGGCCGGTGCTCCACGAGTTTTACGCCGCCACCGAGACGCTGATCATCACCAATATCACGGCCGAGGAAATGAGGCGCAAACCCCGCTCGGTGGGCCGCCCCGCCTGGGACGTGTTCCTCAGGCTCCTGGACGAACGCGGCGCCGAGGTGCCCGTGGGCCAGGTGGGCGAGATCTACCTGCAGGGGCCCAGCCTGTTCAGCGGCTATTACCGCGATTCCCAAAAGACCGACGAGGCCTTCCGGGACGGCTGGTTCACCCTGGGCGACCTGGGCAAGCTGGACGAGGACGGCTATCTCTACATCGTGGACCGGCGCACCGACATGGTCATCAGCGGGGGGGAGAACATCTACCCCAGCGAGGTGGAGGAGGTGTTGCTCAGGCACCCCAAGGTGGCCGAGGCGGCGGTGATCGGGGTGCCCGACCCCACCTGGGGCGAGGTGCTCAAGGCGGTGGTGGTGCTCAAGCCGGGGCAGGAGAGCAGCTTCGAGGAACTGCGGGATTTTTGCGCCACCCGCCTGGCCGACTACCTCAAGCCCCGCTCGGTGGATTTCGTGGATCAACTCCCCCGCAGTCCGGTGGGCAAGATACTCAAACGCAAGCTGCGCGACCGGTATTGGGGCGACTCCGAGTTCAAGGTCTGA
- a CDS encoding helix-turn-helix transcriptional regulator: MAGQGDKNTQRPTRRNPGREAPSLDMAQSEARFRLTFEQAPVGIIHGDLAGRIRLANQRISELFGYDPGDPEFLKLRLWECTHPDDYWTVERFKKLLTGEIEDYTVEKRYFRRNGELWWASVRCCLARDAQGSPFLFIVIVEDISQRKLAEEALKKAHEQLEVKVAERTAELEAANTALKVMLNHRAEEKKELEAKVNASVAQLVTPFMERLLSCGLSPDQRALAEAVRSGVNEIASPFARRLSSKLVGLTPKELEVARLVREGKGSSEIAQVLAISDNAVAFHRQNIRAKLGLKKKRLNLCTYLRQMS, encoded by the coding sequence ATGGCAGGACAAGGCGACAAAAACACCCAGCGGCCAACCCGCCGCAATCCGGGCCGGGAGGCTCCCTCCCTGGATATGGCCCAAAGCGAGGCCCGTTTCCGGCTCACCTTTGAGCAGGCTCCGGTGGGCATCATCCACGGCGATCTGGCCGGACGCATACGCCTGGCCAACCAGCGCATCAGCGAATTGTTCGGCTACGACCCCGGCGACCCCGAGTTTCTCAAGCTCCGCCTGTGGGAGTGCACCCACCCCGATGACTACTGGACCGTGGAGCGCTTCAAGAAGCTCTTGACCGGTGAAATAGAGGACTACACGGTGGAGAAACGCTATTTCCGCCGCAACGGGGAGTTGTGGTGGGCCAGCGTGCGCTGTTGCCTGGCCCGCGACGCTCAGGGCAGCCCCTTTTTGTTCATCGTCATCGTGGAGGATATCAGCCAGAGGAAGCTGGCCGAGGAGGCGCTCAAAAAGGCCCACGAGCAACTGGAGGTCAAGGTGGCCGAGCGCACCGCCGAGTTGGAGGCGGCCAACACCGCCCTCAAGGTGATGCTCAACCACCGGGCCGAGGAGAAAAAGGAGCTGGAGGCCAAGGTCAACGCCAGCGTGGCCCAGCTGGTCACTCCTTTCATGGAGCGCCTGCTGAGTTGCGGTCTGAGCCCGGACCAGCGGGCCCTGGCCGAGGCGGTGCGTTCCGGGGTGAATGAGATCGCCTCGCCCTTTGCCCGCCGCCTTTCATCCAAGCTGGTGGGGCTCACCCCCAAGGAGCTGGAGGTGGCCCGCCTGGTGCGCGAGGGCAAGGGCTCCAGCGAGATAGCCCAGGTCTTGGCCATCAGCGACAACGCGGTGGCCTTCCACCGCCAAAACATCCGCGCCAAGCTGGGGCTCAAGAAAAAGCGCTTGAATCTTTGCACTTACCTTAGGCAGATGTCTTGA
- a CDS encoding MoaD/ThiS family protein — MPLLVKLSTTLRKQVPDYDPNAGLEVEFLPGESAEGLIHRLGLDPARIKIIMVNGRSAALEQGLKDGDRVGLFPPVGGG, encoded by the coding sequence ATGCCCCTGTTGGTCAAACTGAGCACCACCCTGCGCAAGCAGGTGCCGGACTACGACCCCAACGCGGGGTTGGAGGTGGAGTTCCTGCCCGGTGAGAGCGCCGAGGGCCTGATCCACCGTTTGGGCCTGGACCCGGCCCGCATCAAGATCATCATGGTCAACGGACGCTCCGCCGCCCTGGAGCAGGGGCTAAAGGACGGCGACCGGGTGGGTCTGTTCCCGCCGGTGGGAGGCGGCTAA
- a CDS encoding TAXI family TRAP transporter solute-binding subunit: protein MKKFALAALAVGCVLALSTAWLAVPGSSQAAPKLYRVEARTTTFGGSSYILGFGMCDLLNKHSEWVRGSVLESSGTPENIKLVGMSPGKRSRTFFTCSAEMFDKAKKGEAPFNQDADKFKDLMIMAYQQSLAVCLVTLDPNIKTLADLKGKRVATWPKGTTKFDMTQKLIGGAGKEVLDSIKWQFTAYAGYNDMILGKTDAALAFCPERGNGVYTTVPKLKELLSKRKVYFVTATPAMRKASGKLYGDVYGATATLKKGVLGDGLPRQNVLCFNIVLGWAVYPDMPADVVYEILKVTTAHAKDLVTYHAAAKGWGPNNFGAYPAPQKDWHPGAVKFYNENKIPFGLKYFEKLYPSE, encoded by the coding sequence ATGAAAAAATTCGCTCTCGCGGCGCTGGCGGTGGGTTGCGTCCTGGCTTTGTCCACCGCGTGGTTGGCCGTGCCCGGCTCCAGCCAGGCGGCCCCCAAGCTCTACCGGGTGGAGGCGCGCACCACCACCTTCGGAGGCTCCAGCTACATCCTGGGCTTCGGCATGTGCGACCTGTTGAACAAGCACTCCGAATGGGTGCGCGGCTCGGTGCTGGAGTCCAGCGGCACCCCGGAGAACATCAAGCTGGTGGGCATGAGCCCCGGCAAGCGTTCGCGCACCTTTTTCACCTGCTCCGCCGAGATGTTCGACAAGGCAAAAAAGGGCGAGGCTCCCTTCAACCAGGACGCGGACAAGTTCAAGGACCTGATGATCATGGCCTACCAGCAGTCGCTGGCGGTGTGCCTGGTCACCCTGGACCCCAATATCAAGACCCTGGCCGACCTCAAGGGCAAGCGGGTGGCCACCTGGCCCAAGGGCACCACCAAGTTCGACATGACCCAAAAGCTGATCGGCGGGGCGGGCAAGGAGGTGCTGGACTCCATCAAGTGGCAGTTCACCGCCTATGCCGGCTACAACGACATGATCCTGGGCAAGACCGACGCGGCCCTGGCCTTTTGCCCCGAGCGGGGCAACGGGGTCTACACCACCGTGCCCAAGCTCAAGGAGCTTTTGTCCAAGCGCAAGGTGTATTTCGTGACCGCCACCCCGGCCATGCGCAAGGCCTCGGGCAAGCTCTACGGCGACGTGTACGGCGCCACCGCCACCCTCAAGAAGGGCGTTTTGGGCGACGGCCTGCCCCGGCAAAACGTGCTGTGCTTCAACATCGTGCTGGGCTGGGCGGTGTATCCGGACATGCCCGCCGACGTGGTCTACGAAATTCTCAAGGTGACCACGGCGCATGCCAAGGACTTGGTCACCTACCACGCCGCGGCCAAGGGCTGGGGCCCGAACAATTTCGGGGCCTACCCCGCGCCCCAGAAGGACTGGCACCCCGGAGCGGTCAAGTTCTACAACGAGAACAAGATCCCCTTCGGGCTCAAGTATTTCGAAAAACTCTATCCCTCTGAATAA
- a CDS encoding MSMEG_0567/Sll0786 family nitrogen starvation N-acetyltransferase, with product MDNAQIINQLLCRGLRLEPGAAPMPAPGEDLVLRVGGRAVCPVVSGPWAGDSPWSLAGGSLRFAGEPVEATVEVLPAPAFRAESDPAGVPLGRIARRYGADGLWAAVGPTCLFWASPNRCAFCLVGPAREAGQDLEDKTPLQVGLAAARAKELDQVAHVMLVAGLVPPAGGEIKHLIACTQAVKGAAGLPVEAVLLPPAFTKDLKRLAKAGVDCLDLSLTSFDPTVLSRIAPAKLGLGLDRYMEAWAESVRLLGAGHVSCTILVGLGEDSDQTLEGCHLLVEMGVIPLITPARPGGEMELPAPPDPEYLAGLYQEVAVYMRDHGLSLAQAQAGAARSGAYSALWAWELEPPDLVVRPLRNPDELKTALALRHRVFVEEQGIVQDTDQDGSDDEALHLGAWQGGELAGVLRLLAGDEEGGLLRLGRLAVRQESRGRGMASELLTQAAEQARRRGAEGLTAAVQAANVPLFARLGWQKRGEPFAIHGWEHQEMSLDLG from the coding sequence ATGGATAACGCCCAGATAATCAACCAACTCTTGTGCCGAGGACTGCGCCTGGAACCGGGCGCGGCCCCCATGCCCGCGCCGGGCGAGGACCTGGTGCTCCGGGTGGGCGGCCGGGCGGTGTGCCCCGTGGTGAGCGGCCCCTGGGCGGGCGATTCGCCCTGGAGCCTGGCCGGGGGGAGCCTGCGCTTCGCGGGAGAGCCGGTGGAGGCCACCGTGGAGGTGCTGCCCGCCCCGGCCTTTCGGGCCGAGAGCGATCCGGCGGGGGTGCCCCTGGGCCGCATCGCCCGGCGCTACGGGGCCGACGGCCTCTGGGCCGCGGTGGGGCCCACCTGCCTGTTCTGGGCCTCGCCCAACCGCTGCGCCTTTTGCCTGGTGGGGCCGGCGCGGGAGGCGGGCCAAGACCTGGAGGACAAGACCCCGCTCCAGGTGGGCCTGGCCGCCGCGCGGGCCAAGGAGCTGGACCAGGTAGCCCACGTCATGCTGGTGGCCGGGCTGGTCCCCCCGGCGGGCGGCGAGATCAAGCATCTGATCGCCTGCACCCAGGCCGTCAAGGGAGCCGCCGGTCTGCCGGTGGAGGCGGTGCTTTTGCCCCCGGCCTTTACCAAGGACCTCAAGCGCTTGGCCAAGGCGGGGGTGGACTGCCTGGACCTGAGCCTGACGAGTTTCGATCCCACGGTGCTCAGCCGCATCGCCCCGGCCAAGCTGGGCCTGGGCCTGGACCGCTACATGGAGGCCTGGGCCGAGTCGGTGCGCCTGTTGGGGGCCGGGCATGTGAGCTGCACCATCCTGGTGGGCTTGGGCGAGGACAGCGACCAAACCCTGGAGGGCTGCCACCTGCTGGTCGAGATGGGGGTGATCCCCCTGATTACCCCGGCCCGTCCCGGCGGCGAGATGGAGCTGCCCGCCCCGCCGGACCCGGAGTATCTGGCCGGGCTGTACCAGGAGGTCGCGGTGTATATGCGCGACCACGGGCTGAGCCTGGCCCAAGCCCAGGCGGGCGCGGCCCGGTCCGGAGCCTACAGCGCCCTGTGGGCCTGGGAGCTGGAACCGCCGGATTTGGTGGTGCGCCCCCTGCGCAATCCCGACGAGTTGAAAACGGCCCTGGCCCTGCGCCACCGGGTGTTCGTGGAGGAGCAGGGCATCGTGCAAGACACCGACCAGGACGGCTCCGACGACGAGGCCTTGCACCTGGGGGCCTGGCAGGGTGGCGAGTTGGCCGGGGTGCTGCGCCTGCTGGCCGGGGACGAGGAGGGCGGCTTGCTGCGCCTGGGACGTTTGGCGGTGCGCCAAGAGTCGCGGGGCCGGGGCATGGCCTCGGAGCTGTTGACCCAGGCCGCGGAGCAGGCCCGCCGCCGGGGGGCCGAGGGGCTCACCGCCGCGGTACAGGCGGCCAACGTGCCGCTGTTCGCCCGCTTGGGCTGGCAAAAGCGGGGGGAGCCCTTTGCCATCCACGGCTGGGAGCACCAGGAGATGAGCCTGGATTTGGGCTAG